From Falco cherrug isolate bFalChe1 chromosome 4, bFalChe1.pri, whole genome shotgun sequence, one genomic window encodes:
- the GRIFIN gene encoding grifin has protein sequence MALRFEALYPEGMCPGWSVVVKGETSSSTSMFEINLLCDPGDQIALHFNPRFSSSRIICNSFLANHWGKEEVNSTFPFEAKEPFQVEIYSDQDYFHIFIDENKILQYKHRQKQLSSITKLQILNDIEISSVEITKRGLY, from the exons ATGGCACTGCGG TTTGAGGCCCTGTACCCAGAGGGGATGTGTCCTGGCTGGAGCGTCGTGGTCAAGGGCGAGACCAGTTCCAGTACAAGCAT gtttgaaattaatttgctcTGTGATCCTGGAGACCAAATTGCTCTCCACTTTAACCCTCGTTTCTCCAGCTCCAGAATCATCTGCAACTCCTTCCTTGCCAACCactgggggaaggaagaggttAATAGCACCTTCCCCTTCGAAGCAAAGGAGCCATTCCAG GTTGAAATCTACTCTGACCAGGACTATTTCCACATTTTCATCgatgaaaacaaaatcttgcAGTACAAGCATCGACAGAAGCAGCTTTCATCCATCACCAAGCTGCAGATTCTCAATGATATTGAGATTTCTTCAGTGGAAATCACCAAACGAGGCCTCTACTAG